A genomic region of Trypanosoma brucei brucei TREU927 chromosome 3, complete sequence contains the following coding sequences:
- a CDS encoding variant surface glycoprotein (VSG), putative has protein sequence MLLASSLAVTLISISSQLAEANIAPGANAAPFSALCRLMQIQSTGAPADEHPGDIAALIAELEAINMSLSGPKWQTKFVKAEESQVNWDDGENKDRDKHPHWKNEWSSWAAARQAIKKGTAVAQKLEQNSFSKIQGLHREIARLKIEQALQKTKKLQESAAAAATTLTEATKTEVDKDLNQAIYGDDSGLGGFGTNGANHAQYKAVTQCDSDGIAQSKATVAYAMMCLCLEAGGATGAKPCEASTKTGNWNGADTDLAAEFQKVKKLCHTTKKATVSADSIRSALDHVHSLIKIVSNAGYLGHYENTGCTGTSNQGLCVRYATKLTDTADDFHSLHFVQKMEEAAKKLQQRQAALDTVRTAHRAVGAELAAAWLLAKEQQVKEQQSQVAASSPSHPSKPATEAVEVQKKECEAIEKDTDCDSKPYCTYQKDSADDKKCKFNATKAEKSGVPVTPTQTGGTENGKTDSDRCTKHTKKEECEAENKNVKAGEKAVCGWIEEKCKDSSFDLNKKFTLMVSAFVALLF, from the coding sequence ATGTTGTTGGCATCAAGCCTAGCAGTAACATTAATAAGCATTAGTTCGCAGTTAGCGGAAGCTAATATCGCACCCGGCGCAAATGCGGCGCCTTTCTCAGCGCTGTGCAGGCTGATGCAAATACAATCAACCGGCGCGCCAGCGGACGAACACCCAGGGGACATAGCTGCACTAATCGCCGAGCTTGAAGCCATAAACATGAGTCTTAGCGGTCCGAAGTGGCAGACAAAATTTGTGAAAGCAGAGGAAAGCCAAGTAAACTGGGACGACGGCGAAAACAAGGACAGGGACAAACACCCTCACTGGAAGAACGAATGGTCTAGCTGGGCAGCCGCTAGGCAAGCCATAAAAAAAGGCACTGCGGTAGCACAGAAACTCGAACAAAACAGCTTCTCCAAGATACAAGGCTTGCACAGAGAAATTGCAAGACTGAAAATAGAGCAAGCCctgcaaaaaacaaaaaaactacaaGAATCGGCGGCGGCAGCCGCGACAACGCTGACAGAAGCAACCAAGACCGAAGTCGACAAGGACCTTAACCAAGCAATCTACGGTGATGACAGCGGACTGGGAGGCTTCGGGACGAACGGCGCTAACCACGCACAATACAAAGCCGTAACACAATGCGACAGCGACGGCATTGCACAAAGCAAGGCGACAGTAGCCTACGCAATGATGTGCCTTTGTTTGGAAGCCGGTGGGGCCACAGGCGCAAAACCATGCGAAGCCAGCACCAAAACAGGCAACTGGAACGGCGCCGACACCGACTTAGCAGCTGAGTTCCAAAAAGTCAAAAAACTGTGccacaccacaaaaaaagcaacagtgAGCGCAGACAGCATCAGAAGTGCACTTGACCATGTGCACAGCCTCATCAAAATAGTAAGCAACGCGGGATATCTCGGTCATTATGAAAACACCGGCTGCACAGGGACCAGCAATCAGGGGCTTTGTGTGAGATACGCGACGAAACTAACCGATACAGCAGACGACTTTCATTCCTTACATTTCGTacaaaaaatggaggaagcAGCAAAGAAACTCCAACAACGGCAAGCAGCGCTAGACACGGTCCGAACAGCCCACAGAGCAGTAGGAGCAGAGCTCGCAGCGGCGTGGCTTTTGGCAAAGGAACAACAAGTTAAAGAGCAGCAGAGCCAAGTAGCGgcttcatcaccatcacaccCCAGCAAACCAGCAACGGAGGCAGTGGAAgtgcagaaaaaagaatgcgAAGCAATTGAAAAAGATACCGATTGCGACTCCAAGCCTTATTGTACTTACCAAAAAGACAGCGCCGACGATAAGAAGTGCAAATTTAATGCTACCAAAGCTGAAAAAAGTGGTGTCCCTGTAACACCAACTCAAACTGGAGGAAccgaaaatggaaaaactgACTCAGATAGGTGCACAAAACAcactaaaaaagaagaatgcgaggcagaaaacaaaaatgtcaaAGCAGGTGAGAAAGCAGTTTGTGGTTGGATTGAAGAAAAATGTAAAGATTCAAGTTTTGATTTGAATAAGAAATTCACTCTTATGGTTTCTGCATTTgtggccttgcttttttaa
- a CDS encoding variant surface glycoprotein (VSG), putative, giving the protein MHTIFPAALLAGYVVAFVAADATNTLAHDSTLWCHDIQYLEAILAAIDKEMNNRQKQLQVDAELIAKWKLAEAAAEQWHERRKYTALSVVIATLASKNSEAATEYLSAAAEAKKAINRRLEALQLVARTTSALKQTVTGAPQAASANAACQGSTEYASEAEFTCAPPEAGELKTAEVQTKLHTATHIKLTSFKALNELVAAPKITITATAGTTPFASPGQTPGTCQTSGGQNIAAGTNHVQYAVSSATVLKTQTPAAQPIDSDSERPEEPTAKKATVTAWLDIKFVTAALKNLKTAYNQKQIDLSQATHSTLAGLAGFKTVIANLFVGAEPPANNQETEYNNKIADIIKQTYGPEPGDFKRKFVTELANQDVKYTKAGNEQEKKLGALSKGADLSIALSFIINKRHESQLQKAAKAVSTVPKQNCTGKTKEKCKDACEWKGTDDKGECKPKDEEGQTNAAGTQGAETEGKDDKNNTNTTGSNSFVIHKAPLLLAVFVSIIYFLKISAQF; this is encoded by the coding sequence ATGCACACAATTTTCCCGGCTGCGTTGCTAGCAGGTTACGTCGTAGCCTTCGTTGCCGCCGACGCCACCAACACGCTAGCTCATGACAGCACGCTTTGGTGCCACGACATACAGTACCTGGAAGCGATTCTAGCAGCGATAGACAAAGAAATGAACAACCGGCAAAAGCAGCTACAAGTTGACGCTGAATTAATAGCCAAATGGAAGCTGgctgaagcagcagcggaacAATGGCATGAACGACGGAAGTACACGGCACTCTCGGTTGTAATAGCAACATTAGCAAGCAAAAACAGCGAAGCCGCAACTGAATACCTCAGCGCTGCAGCAGAAGCCAAAAAAGCAATAAACCGGCGCCTTGAGGCCTTGCAGCTAGTGGCTCGGACGACATCAGCTCTGAAGCAGACAGTAACAGGTGCGCCGCAAGCAGCATCAGCGAACGCTGCGTGCCAGGGGTCAACCGAGTACGCGAGTGAAGCCGAATTCACATGCGCGCCACCAGAAGCAGGCGAACTAAAGACGGCAGAAGTGCAAACGAAGCTCCACACCGCGACGCACATCAAGCTTACCAGCTTTAAAGCGCTAAACGAATTGGTTGCGGCTCCAAAAATAACGATAACCGCCACGGCCGGTACAACACCGTTTGCAAGCCCGGGACAAACGCCGGGAACTTGCCAAACCAGCGGCGGGCAGAACATCGCAGCAGGAACCAACCATGTCCAGTACGCGGTAAGCTCAGCAACTGTGCTGAAAACCCAGACGCCAGCGGCACAACCAATCGACTCTGACTCCGAAAGACCAGAGGAACCAACAGCCAAAAAGGCAACTGTAACCGCATGGCTGGACATCAAGTTTGTGACCGCAGCCTTGAAGAACCTGAAGACCGCCTATAACCAAAAACAGATAGACTTAAGCCAAGCGACTCATAGCACGCTAGCGGGGCTAGCTGGCTTCAAAACCGTCATAGCAAACCTGTTTGTCGGCGCCGAACCTCCTGCAAACAACCAAGAGACAGAatacaacaataaaatagcAGACATAATCAAGCAAACCTATGGCCCCGAACCGGGGGActtcaaaagaaaatttgTAACCGAACTAGCCAACCAAGACGTCAAGTACACCAAAGCAGGCAACgaacaagagaagaaactTGGTGCTCTAAGTAAAGGTGCCGACTTATCTATTGCACTTAGTTTTATAATTAACAAGCGCCACGAATCTCAATtacaaaaagcagcaaaagctGTTTCGACAGTGCCCAAACAAAACTGCACaggcaaaacaaaggaaaagtgcAAAGACGCCTGTGAGTGGAAAGGCACTGATGACAAAGGGGagtgcaaacctaaagatgaagaaggacAGACAAACGCAGCGGGAACACAGGGCGCTGAAACAGAAGGCAAAGAtgacaaaaacaacacaaacaccacaggaagcaattcttttgtcattcataaggcccctcttttgcttgcagtttttgtttcgataatttattttctaaaaatttcTGCTCAATTTTAA
- a CDS encoding expression site-associated gene (ESAG) protein, putative (similar to GB:AAB04055.1: expression site-associated gene Im {Trypanosoma brucei rhodesiense}(PMID:8621657)) yields MKVVAVELIILYFFVICIGGEEEGGKCRLVADVGGFAHINVSLCYLHCLSNALNKLYTDGEQRLFVNEEVYANASRILDDMEGKTGESTTYLSVFSSSMGEQNDKLEKLISYGNEMGDLVAKVGGLFAEVNESVREVRNELPNTLIKANKYYTAIAVITKTVWNDVKAVGLDSDMAKCSRQEFSAVENFEASCGDQTCPLENSVTESSLQKYKDGCLTITILNGSVSECLNRLRDNLYRSGAVQSSRKILEWRGEDRHGAFYFQLTLEIQQIFSTLITPFAAGKPPFALLDMMANITSLNSHFNWVHGNFTSLLLDIGVAGNVSNTNSTI; encoded by the coding sequence ATGAAAGTCGTAGCTGTGGAGTTGATTatcttatatttttttgttatttgcatTGGTGGAGAGGAAGAGGGCGGCAAATGCAGGTTAGTGGCGGACGTCGGGGGGTTTGCACACATAAATGTTTCGTTATGCTACCTACATTGCTTGTCAAATGCATTAAACAAATTATACACTGATGGAGAGCAGAGGCTGTTTGTGAATGAAGAAGTATACGCAAATGCGTCTCGTATATTAGATGAtatggaagggaaaacaggCGAAAGCACAACATACTTGAGTGTTTTCAGCAGCTCAATGGGAGAACAAAATGATAAATTGGAAAAACTTATATCCtatggaaatgaaatgggGGACCTTGTAGCTAAGGTGGGTGGATTATTTGCTGAGGTTAATGAGAGTGTGAGGGAAGTCAGGAACGAATTACCCAATACTCTCATCAAAGCGAATAAATACTATACAGCCATTGCTGTGATTACAAAGACTGTTTGGAATGACGTGAAGGCAGTAGGGCTGGATTCCGATATGGCTAAATGTAGCCGTCAAGAGTTTAGCGCCGTTGAAAACTTTGAGGCTAGTTGTGGTGACCAAACCTGTCCTCTAGAAAACAGCGTGACTGAGAGTTCCCTTCAAAAGTATAAGGATGGCTGTCTCACAATAACGATACTAAATGGTTCCGTAAGCGAATGCCTTAATAGACTGAGGGACAACTTATATAGGAGTGGCGCCGTGCAGAGTTCAAGAAAAATATTGGAGTGGAGAGGCGAAGACCGGCATGGTGCCTTCTATTTTCAACTGACGCTCGAGATACAGCAAATTTTCTCCACCCTCATCACACCTTTTGCTGCTGGGAAACCGCCTTTCGCGCTTCTGGATATGATGGCAAATATTACTTCCCTCAATTCCCACTTTAACTGGGTCCATGGAAACTTCACTTCGCTGCTACTTGACATTGGTGTTGCTGGTAATGTGAGTAATACTAATTCCACCATTTGA
- a CDS encoding expression site-associated gene (ESAG) protein, putative (similarity to GB:CAB43348.1: ESAG11 protein {Trypanosoma brucei}(PMID:11087933)) — protein sequence MKVISLFLAVCLTVLGSLIGEVVGQPSGKAMTLKGAKTLCNLSHALRVVSTEILKKHQNATEMVDKFREWRHRHGVKGRTWKAIVQGLEKIGVVNGSDMENIKKTYVEMEKVMNNTDKAIQLMDTSFLNIVRVSYHVVNASLSIGQVLRDLVVLFEQTKGDKNDWCCLVKEKSAPSENGCGSDDAGHKAAKAPDECNMSVIKDMSDDGVLAALDKYKTDQRVELTDNNDTKCWIMGTEDVANGGAGSFIVGTTGGFVTYRKEAAVTIMSSDTVPKLIINYTLVRNGYESIAQQYRDVEPTLTSFVEYENKLKELLTQSPMVRRYFRESGKKRKRSVDDDDMIDEEGFTMRKQHTLIGLIFFAAILVM from the coding sequence ATGAAGGTGATATCACTTTTTCTTGCAGTGTGTCTGACAGTGCTGGGTTCCCTTATTGGGGAAGTTGTGGGGCAGCCTTCCGGCAAGGCCATGACACTCAAGGGAGCCAAAACGTTATGCAATCTCAGTCATGCCTTGAGGGTTGTGAGCACTGAGATTCTGAAGAAGCACCAAAATGCTACAGAAATGGTAGATAAGTTTCGGGAGTGGCGACATAGGCATGGTGTAAAGGGGAGGACATGGAAGGCAATAGTGCAGGGTTTGGAGAAGATAGGGGTTGTTAATGGAAGTGATATggaaaatataaagaaaacatatgtggaaatggaaaaagtaaTGAACAATACAGATAAAGCTATTCAGTTAATGGATACTAGTTTTTTAAACATTGTAAGAGTTTCCTATCATGTTGTGAATGCATCACTGTCAATAGGACAAGTGTTGAGGGATCTAGTAGTGTTGTTTGAGCAAACAAAGGGTGACAAAAACGATTGGTGTTGTTTGGTGAAAGAGAAGTCTGCCCCTTCAGAAAATGGATGTGGAAGTGATGATGCTGGGCACAAAGCAGCAAAGGCTCCAGATGAGTGTAATATGTCCGTTATAAAAGATATGTCAGATGATGGTGTACTGGCTGCGCTAGATAAATATAAAACTGACCAGAGAGTTGAACTTACAGACAATAACGACACAAAATGCTGGATCATGGGTACGGAAGATGTTGCAAATGGGGGGGCTGGATCCTTCATAGTGGGAACTACTGGAGGATTTGTTACCTATCGTAAAGAAGCTGCCGTTACCATAATGTCTAGTGACACGGTGCCCAAACTTATCATCAATTACACTTTGGTTAGAAACGGATATGAAAGTATTGCACAACAGTACCGTGATGTAGAGCCAACTCTTACCTCCTTTGTGGAGTatgaaaataaactaaaagaaCTGTTAACTCAGAGCCCGATGGTGCGCAGGTATTTCAGAGAGAGTGGGAAAAAACGCAAGAGAAGTGTCGATGACGACGATATGATAGATGAAGAAGGATTCacaatgaggaagcaacatACCCTAATTGGTTTAATATTCTTTGCAGCAATTCTGGTTATGTGA
- a CDS encoding expression site-associated gene (ESAG) protein, putative: MRYEIVFTVGLFVTVLSPSFQGDLDAGRWTTESVDWSEITDYIGDGYKYHNVGEFETLCKIYRITQAEAPQPSFKNREKEGEIVKKLEEMVSEAEAAGANKGSNKSAKSTTAYQNIEKLFEKAKALKEEMEMNRTKALNAGRSAEENMLRAVYGDAVDVARNENKTLEQAMRGNKSLLFNSIDNAGTSCGSYGDKSVGKTLINDFFCLCVGEAIVITEEIKRKENLEEDGGNNNIYNGFNCPCRDEIRRPENGNWTMMAEHCDGDGRICDPAKIKYNHTEAWDVISKACVYKNVASNVKTLKSALAQFDALVNLEQDEYQVKGIFGYVRTGKNKNRTCTGHTAGFTCVSYNHTLENGGIPWYNRLTNATEQLQEMTKYAKEADSHLHELEEYQHEAEEIYLEVKLGGDAELWKSSQGKGDDEGGNAEVNNDGLTHLNVETGGFTLLILSLICVF, encoded by the coding sequence ATGAGGTATGAAATAGTGTTTACTGTTGGGCTGTTTGTGACTGTTTTGTCTCCCTCCTTTCAGGGCGATTTGGATGCGGGGAGATGGACAACAGAGTCGGTTGACTGGAGTGAGATTACGGACTATATCGGTGACGGCTATAAGTACCATAACGTTGGCGAGTTCGAGACACTGTGCAAGATTTACAGAATTACGCAAGCAGAAGCCCCACAACCTTCCTTTAAGAATCGTGAAAAGGAGGGTGAGATTGTGaagaagttggaggaaatggtCAGTGAGGCAGAAGCTGCGGGTGCTAATAAAGGTTCCAATAAATCAGCTAAGAGCACGACGGCGTATCAGAATATAGAGAAACTGTTTGAGAAGGCGAAAgcgctgaaggaagaaatggaaatgaaTAGGACGAAAGCCTTGAATGCTGGTCGGtctgctgaagaaaatatgcTGAGGGCTGTGTATGGCGATGCTGTGGATGTTGCAAGAAATGAGAATAAAACTCTGGAGCAAGCCATGAGGGGAAACAAGTCACTGCTGTTCAATAGTATTGATAATGCAGGTACGAGTTGCGGTTCTTATGGAGACAAGTCAGTTGGAAAGACGTTAATCAATGACTTTTTCTGTCTATGTGTGGGAGAAGCCATTGTTATAACTGAAGagatcaaaaggaaagaaaacctTGAAGAGGATGgaggtaataataatatatataatgggTTCAATTGTCCTTGTAGAGATGAAATAAGAAGGCCGGAAAATGGTAACTGGACAATGATGGCTGAACATTGCGATGGGGACGGGCGAATTTGTGATcctgcaaaaataaaatacaaccACACTGAGGCATGGGATGTGATTAGTAAAGCTTGTGTGTACAAAAATGTTGCATCGAATGTGAAAACCTTAAAGAGTGCACTAGCTCAGTTTGATGCATTAGTGAATTTGGAACAGGATGAATATCAGGTGAAGGGTATTTTTGGTTATGTGAGaacgggaaaaaacaaaaatcgcACATGCACGGGCCATACTGCTGGATTCACGTGTGTCAGTTACAATCACACACTTGAAAATGGTGGAATTCCATGGTACAACCGCCTTACTAATGCTACCGAGCAGCTACAAGAAATGACAAAATATGCCAAAGAAGCTGACAGTCATCTTCATGAGTTGGAAGAGTACCAACAtgaggcagaggaaataTATCTTGAGGTGAAacttggtggtgatgcgGAGCTATGGAAAAGTAGCCAAGGTAAGGGTGATGATGAAGGTGGCAATGCTGAAGTAAATAATGATGGACTTACTCATTTGAATGTGGAAACTGGGGGGTTTacattattaattttatctcttatttgtgtgttttag
- a CDS encoding leucine-rich repeat protein (LRRP), putative — protein sequence MVKISWVTECPVREEVGCPQCLMKCAVPIEVLPCEHVLCSTCYRDLSVCPLCDISVCSRRPAFRYELDNTRFARCRRRSSVATTFIGSEDCSGSVDPVKLTKRMGGKVPSKIYEQVLKAEESNWTVMDLENCVDLSRIRALSGVPTLEEVNLSGYSKLKTDLEHIMTLSNLRKLTLDNTELDDECVVEISSNRILLHLSCNNCHHITDISPVAEIKTLEELSLSGCKNIKKGLEHICALPNVRKLSLRGTAANDACILSLSGSTHLADLDCSECMNISDIKALGKISPLEVLSLEKCINMKEGLEELAAIPNLRELNLASTCIDDECVIKVSTFKQLVHLNCENCLAVTDIQPLAKMKTLEYLSIGGSRNIEVGVRQVCGNPKLTGLNLGGVVVRDVDVMFLREFEGFVTLNLSGCARMKGLYALDGCTRLRTLILRGCKNVKDITLLRECKDITTLDFTGCISLSDLRPLRNCGSLKMLNLSECARLKHLTGVEECKKLATVEMIDCKTLEDISALRGCTNLETLNLCNCGGNPDLSVLGACKNLKTLRLTGSSKIDDFSMLSGCSNLMTVELNDCVSLREVWLNGCECRNLTNLYLSNCENITDLWLDGCGNLRTLDLRNCTRLWYIHGQRDCRGLLTLDLRNCGTIRNGIVEFMNLPRLCVLYIDDNNADRNLVEGLMDRGVDVEVTDETHACYVKRMDDEYM from the coding sequence ATGGTGAAGATTTCCTGGGTGACGGAATGCCCAGTGAGGGAAGAAGTAGGGTGTCCCCAGTGCCTAATGAAGTGTGCGGTTCCCATTGAAGTGTTGCCATGTGAGCACGTTCTGTGTAGCACGTGCTATCGCGATTTATCAGTGTGTCCTCTATGCGATATAAGCGTATGTTCCCGTCGGCCTGCGTTCCGTTATGAGTTGGACAACACCCGGTTTGCGAGGTGCAGAAGAAGAAGCTCAGTCGCTACAACATTTATCGGGAGTGAGGATTGTAGCGGCAGTGTGGATCCTGTGAAATTAACGAAGCGAATGGGAGGAAAGGTGCCGTCCAAAATATATGAGCAGGTCCTTAAAGCAGAGGAGAGTAATTGGACTGTGATGGATTTGGAAAATTGCGTGGATCTGTCAAGAATTCGGGCACTCTCTGGAGTTCCAACTTTGGAGGAAGTCAATCTCAGCGGATATAGCAAGTTGAAGACTGATTTGGAGCATATTATGACGTTGAGTAATTTACGGAAATTGACTTTGGACAACACGGAGTTGGACGATGAGTGCGTCGTTGAGATCAGCAGTAATAGGATACTCTTGCATCTGAGCTGCAATAATTGCCATCATATCACGGACATTTCACCTGTAGCAGAGATAAAAACACTCGAGGAGCTCTCCCTATCGGGTtgtaaaaatattaaaaaggGTTTGGAACACATTTGTGCACTGCCCAACGTGAGGAAGTTGAGTTTGAGAGGCACCGCGGCTAACGACGCGTGCATCTTGAGTCTCAGCGGGAGTACGCATTTGGCTGATTTGGATTGCAGTGAGTGTATGAATATCTCTGATATAAAAGCATTGGGAAAAATTAGTCCGCTGGAGGTGTTGTCGCTTGAGAAGTGCATTAACATGAAGGAGGGGCTGGAGGAGCTGGCTGCGATTCCGAACTTGAGGGAACTGAATTTGGCCAGTACATGCATTGATGATGAGTGTGTCATTAAAGTCAGTACATTCAAGCAACTGGTTCATTTGAACTGCGAAAATTGCCTCGCTGTTACTGATATTCAACCACTGGCGAAAATGAAGACTCTGGAGTACCTCTCAATTGGAGGGAGTCGCAATATTGAGGTTGGCGTCCGCCAAGTATGCGGGAACCCGAAGCTAACAGGGCTCAATTTGGGTGGTGTGGTTGTGAGGGATGTGGATGTTATGTTTCTGCGTGAATTCGAAGGGTTCGTCACACTGAACTTGTCTGGATGTGCAAGGATGAAGGGACTGTACGCTCTAGATGGGTGCACAAGATTGAGGACATTGATACTCAGAGGATGTAAAAATGTCAAGGACATCACGCTGCTAAGGGAGTGTAAGGATATCACCACATTGGATTTTACCGGGTGCATCAGTTTGTCCGATTTGAGGCCATTAAGGAATTGTGGAAGTCTGAAAATGTTGAATCTTTCGGAGTGCGCGAGACTGAAACACCTTACTGGTGTGGAGGAATGCAAGAAGCTTGCAACTGTAGAGATGATTGATTGTAAAACGTTGGAAGACATCAGTGCACTCCGTGGTTGCACGAACTTAGAGACACTAAATTTGTGCAACTGTGGAGGGAATCCAGACCTGAGTGTTTTAGGCGCATGCAAGAATCTGAAGACGCTGAGGCTTACAGGGAGCAGCAAAATAGATGATTTCAGTATGTTAAGTGGCTGCTCAAATCTGATGACAGTGGAGCTTAACGATTGTGTGAGCCTGAGGGAGGTTTGGTTGAATGGGTGCGAGTGCCGGAATCTCACAAACCTTTACCTAAGCAACTGTGAAAATATCACGGACTTGTGGTTGGATGGGTGCGGCAACTTGAGAACGCTTGATTTGCGGAATTGCACGAGACTATGGTACATTCATGGACAGCGAGATTGCAGGGGGTTGCTGACTCTCGATTTACGGAATTGCGGGACAATAAGGAATGGTATTGTCGAATTCATGAATCTCCCACGCCTGTGTGTTCTCTACATCGATGACAACAATGCAGACAGGAATTTGGTTGAGGGTTTGATGGACAGAGGTGTTGATGTGGAAGTAACAGATGAAACTCATGCTTGCTACGTTAAAAGGATGGATGATGAATATATGTAG